In one Nicotiana tomentosiformis chromosome 6, ASM39032v3, whole genome shotgun sequence genomic region, the following are encoded:
- the LOC138894940 gene encoding uncharacterized protein, giving the protein MEDKYHIDLDVWRQTQPEGTQPAPEDMTAIWTQPAGGMNKGQVYGIRVQPSSSRPPAALFTGASVFQEDMEAMRQKVYQISQEFQATQALIQKLLKKKSKKGAAMESESEEETDSE; this is encoded by the exons atggag gaCAAGTATCATATTGATCTTGATGTATGGCGACAAACTCAGCCTGAAGGAACTCAGCCGGCCCCGGAGGATATGACTGCAATTTGGACACAGCCAGCTGGTGGCATGAATAAAG gtcAAGTCTACGGGATTAGAGTACAACCATCCTCCAGTCGTCCACCAGCAGCATTATTCACTGGGGCATCGGTTTTCCAAGAAGACATGGAAGCTATGCGTCAAAAAGTGTATCAAATATCGCAAGAATTTCAAGCAACTCAGGCTTTGATCCAAAAATTGTTaaaaaagaaaagcaagaaaGGAGCTGCAATGGAGTCTGAGTCTGAGGAGGAGACTGATTCTGAATAG
- the LOC138893852 gene encoding uncharacterized protein — protein MVGEKVLLQLSPMKGMMRIGKKDKLTPRFIGTFEIVERVGEVAYKLAFPPSLSKVHLVFHIFMFQKYHEDTSHVLDFSTVQLDDNLTYEDESVAILDRQGCKLRSKSFPSMKMQWRGQVIDVAT, from the coding sequence atggtgggtgagaaggttcttctccaaTTGTCtcctatgaagggcatgatgcggattgggaagaaggacaagttgaccCCGAGGTTTATTGGCACATTTGAGATCgtggagagagttggagaggttgccTATAAGCTTGCATTTCCTCCTAGCCTATCAAAAGTACATCTGGTATTTCACATTTTCATGTTTCAGAAGTACCATGAGGATacgtcacatgttttggacttcagcacggtacaGCTTGATGATAATTTGACCTATGAGGACGAGtcagtggctattctagaccgacAAGGTTgtaagttgagatctaagagtttcCCTTCTATGAAaatgcaatggagaggtcaggtGATCGATGTGGCCACATAG